In Oryza brachyantha chromosome 1, ObraRS2, whole genome shotgun sequence, the following are encoded in one genomic region:
- the LOC102714878 gene encoding ABC transporter B family member 11-like isoform X1 — protein MSTGQVVERMSGDTFLIQDAIGEKSGKCIQLLSTFFGGFIIAFVRGWLLALVLLACIPPIAVAGAIVSRLMTRVSTRMQEKYGDAGNVAEQTIGAIRTVASFNGEKQAINTYNKFIRKAYESTLQEGVVNGLGLGTVMAILFCSYGLAVWYGSKLIVEHGYNGGIVINVLMSVMMGAMSLGQATPSITAFAEGRGAAYRMFKTIERQPDIDVCDTKGIILEDIKGDIELKDVYFSYPTRPEYLVFNGFSLQIPSSRTMALVGESGSGKSTVISLVERFYDPQSGEVLIDGTDIRRMNLGWIRGKISLVSQEPVLFSSTIRENIAYGKEDQTLEEIKRAVELANAAKFVDKLPNGLETMVGERGIQLSGGQKQRIAIARAIIKNPRILLLDEATSALDMESERVVQEALNRVMLERTTIIVAHRLSTVKNADVISVLQHGKMVEQGSHVELMKKPEGAYAQLIHLQGTQQEAEAPNDDPDMIIRSGSGSRSINIKPRSQSTSFRRSSITKGSFGHSGRHPIPAPLDFSDPMEFEDDLGKEITDKVSSGQKKASISRLFYLNKPEAFVLALGSVTAAMHGLVFPAFGILISSAIKTFYEPPSELLKDSRFWASMFVVMGASAFVLIPTEYFLFGLAGGKLVERIRSLTFQSVMHQEINWFDKPEHSSGSIGARLSVDALNVKRLVGDNLALNVQTLSTIISGFAIAMVANWKLALIITVVVPLVGFQAYAQMKFLKGFNKTAKLKYEEASQIATDAVGGIRTVASFCAEQKVMEAYAKKCESPVRQGIREGVVGGLGFGFSFLVFYFTYALCFYVGAKFVQQGVATFPDVFRVFFVLVLATSGISRTSAIGADSTKANESAVSIFEILDRKSKIDSSSEEGVVVASVRGDIEFQNVCFSYPLRPNIQIFKDLSLSIPSGKTVALVGESGSGKSTVIALLERFYDPDSGKILFDGVDLKTLRVGWLRLQMGLVAQEPVLFNDTIRANIAYGKQGEGSEAAEEEIRAAAETANAHQFISALPDGYDTVVGERGVQLSGGQKQRVAIARAIVKDPRVLLLDEATSALDAESERVVQEALDRVMVGRTTVVVAHRLSTVRGADVIAVLGNGAVAEKGRHDELMRIKDGAYASLVELSSSSM, from the exons ATGAGCACAGGACAAGTGGTTGAGAGGATGTCAGGGGACACGTTCCTCATTCAAGATGCCATTGGAGAAAAG AGTGGCAAGTGTATACAACTCCTTTCTACTTTCTTTGGAGGCTTCATTATTGCATTTGTGAGAGGCTGGCTCTTGGCCCTTGTGCTGCTCGCATGCATTCCTCCAATTGCGGTGGCTGGTGCTATTGTGTCAAGGTTGATGACAAGAGTCTCCACTCGCATGCAAGAAAAGTATGGTGATGCCGGAAACGTTGCTGAACAGACTATTGGAGCCATTAGAACT GTTGCTTCATTCAATGGCGAGAAGCAAGCTATAAACACTTATAACAAGTTCATAAGAAAAGCTTATGAATCTACTCTACAAGAAGGTGTTGTTAATGGCCTTGGATTAGGTACTGTAATGGCAATCTTGTTTTGCAGCTATGGGCTGGCAGTTTGGTATGGTTCTAAACTGATAGTTGAGCATGGATACAATGGTGGCATAGTTATAAATGTTCTAATGTCTGTCATGATGGGTGCAAT GTCCTTAGGTCAGGCAACACCATCAATAACAGCTTTTGCAGAAGGTCGAGGAGCAGCGTACAGAATGTTTAAGACAATCGAAAGACAGCCAGATATTGATGTATGTGATACCAAAGGTATCATATTAGAAGACATCAAGGGTGATATTGAACTCAAGGATGTTTACTTCAGCTATCCTACCAGGCCAGAATATTTGGTATTCAATGGATTCTCCTTGCAAATACCAAGTAGCAGAACAATGGCCTTAGTTGGAGAGAGTGGCAGTGGAAAATCAACTGTGATcagtttggtggagagatttTACGATCCACAGTCTGGGGAAGTCTTAATTGATGGAACTGATATTAGAAGAATGAATCTGGGATGGATAAGAGGAAAAATCAGTCTTGTTAGCCAAGAACCAGTGTTGTTTTCAAGTACAATCAGGGAAAACATTGCCTATGGGAAGGAGGATCAAACTCTTGAAGAGATAAAGAGAGCAGTAGAGCTTGCAAATGCAGCAAAATTTGTTGATAAGTTGCCCAAT GGTCTTGAGACGATGGTTGGGGAACGCGGAATTCAATTATCCGGAGGGCAGAAGCAAAGAATAGCAATTGCTAGAGCaattataaaaaatcctaGGATCTTACTACTTGATGAAGCAACCAGTGCATTGGACATGGAATCTGAGAGGGTAGTTCAAGAAGCTTTGAATAGGGTAATGCTAGAAAGGACTACAATAATTGTTGCACACCGCCTAAGCACAGTGAAGAATGCTGATGTGATTTCTGTCCTACAGCATGGAAAGATGGTTGAACAAG GTTCTCATGTAGAACTGATGAAGAAACCTGAAGGTGCTTATGCTCAGCTAATCCACCTCCAAGGGACTCAACAGGAAGCTGAAGCCCCTAATGACGACCCTGACATGATAATACGAAGCGGTTCGGGTTCTAggtctataaatataaaaccaaGAAGCCAAAGTACCTCATTTAGGAGATCATCAATTACCAAAGGCTCTTTTGGGCATAGTGGTAGGCATCCTATTCCTGCTCCCCTTGACTTTTCAGATCCCATGGAATTCGAGGATGATCTGGGCAAGGAGATTACAGACAAAGTGTCTAGTGGCCAGAAGAAAGCTTCAATCAGTCGGCTATTCTATCTGAACAAACCGGAAGCTTTCGTTCTTGCACTTGGTTCTGTAACTGCTGCAATGCATGGACTCGTATTTCCAGCATTTGGTATATTGATTTCAAGTGCAATAAAGACCTTTTATGAGCCACCATCAGAACTGCTGAAGGATTCCAGGTTCTGGGCAAGCATGTTTGTTGTCATGGGAGCTTCCGCATTTGTTCTGATTCCAACCGAGTACTTCCTCTTTGGATTAGCAGGTGGGAAGCTTGTGGAACGTATACGTTCACTGACATTCCAAAGTGTCATGCACCAGGAGATCAACTGGTTTGACAAACCTGAACACTCTAG TGGATCAATTGGTGCAAGGCTATCTGTTGATGCTCTGAATGTGAAGCGCCTTGTCGGGGACAATTTGGCACTTAATGTACAGACTTTATCAACCATCATATCAGGTTTTGCAATTGCAATGGTGGCAAACTGGAAGCTGGCATTGATTATAACAGTGGTAGTTCCTTTGGTGGGCTTCCAAGCCTATGCTCAAATGAAGTTCCTAAAAGGTTTCAATAAAACCGCAAAG CTAAAGTATGAAGAGGCAAGTCAAATAGCAACTGATGCAGTCGGAGGCATCAGAACTGTAGCTTCGTTTTGTGCTGAACAGAAGGTGATGGAAGCCTATGCGAAGAAATGTGAATCTCCAGTAAGGCAAGGAATAAGGGAAGGTGTTGTTGGTGGCTTGGGATTTGGCTTCTCCTTCCTTGTGTTCTACTTCACTTATGCTCTCTGCTTCTATGTTGGAGCAAAGTTTGTTCAGCAAGGAGTAGCAACGTTTCCTGATGTGTTTAGG GTCTTCTTTGTATTAGTTCTGGCTACCAGTGGAATCTCGCGTACAAGTGCAATAGGCGCAGACAGCACCAAGGCTAATGAATCGGCGGTCTCCATCTTCGAAATCCTCGACCGTAAATCGAAGATTGATTCCAGCAGCGAGGAGGGCGTGGTTGTTGCAAGTGTGAGGGGTGACATTGAGTTTCAAAACGTGTGCTTCAGTTACCCACTACGcccaaatattcaaatattcaaAGATCTCTCCTTGAGCATCCCCTCTGGAAAG ACTGTTGCACTGGTCGGAGAGAGCGGAAGCGGGAAGTCCACCGTGATCGCGCTGCTCGAAAGGTTCTACGACCCAGATTCCGGCAAGATCCTCTTCGACGGGGTGGACCTCAAGACACTGAGAGTCGGCTGGCTCCGTCTGCAGATGGGGCTCGTGGCGCAGGAGCCGGTCCTGTTCAACGACACCATACGCGCCAACATAGCCTACGGGAAGCAAGGAGAAGGGTcagaggcggcggaggaggagatcagggccgccgccgagacggCGAACGCACACCAGTTCATCTCGGCGCTGCCCGACGGGTACGACACGGTGGTCGGCGAGCGGGGGGTCCAGCTCTCCGGCGGGCAGAAGCAGCGCGTGGCCATCGCGAGGGCCATCGTGAAGGACCCCagggtgctgctgctggacgAGGCGACGAGCGCGCTGGACGCGGAGTCGGAGCGCGTGGTGCAGGAGGCGCTGGACAGGGTGATGGTGGGCAGGACGACCGTGGTGGTGGCGCACCGCCTGTCGACGGTCAGGGGCGCGGACGTCATCGCCGTCCTCGGGAAcggggcggtggcggagaaGGGCCGGCACGACGAGCTGATGCGGATAAAGGATGGGGCCTATGCTTCGCTCGTTGAGCTTAGCTCAAGTTCGATGTAA
- the LOC102714878 gene encoding ABC transporter B family member 11-like isoform X2 gives MYAFADGADAALMAVGAAAAVASGMAQPLMTFIFGDVINAFGSTASPDVLAKVTKVILNFIYLGIGAGFVSTLQVSCWTITGERQAARIRALYLKAILRQDIAFFDKEMSTGQVVERMSGDTFLIQDAIGEKSGKCIQLLSTFFGGFIIAFVRGWLLALVLLACIPPIAVAGAIVSRLMTRVSTRMQEKYGDAGNVAEQTIGAIRTVASFNGEKQAINTYNKFIRKAYESTLQEGVVNGLGLGTVMAILFCSYGLAVWYGSKLIVEHGYNGGIVINVLMSVMMGAMSLGQATPSITAFAEGRGAAYRMFKTIERQPDIDVCDTKGIILEDIKGDIELKDVYFSYPTRPEYLVFNGFSLQIPSSRTMALVGESGSGKSTVISLVERFYDPQSGEVLIDGTDIRRMNLGWIRGKISLVSQEPVLFSSTIRENIAYGKEDQTLEEIKRAVELANAAKFVDKLPNGLETMVGERGIQLSGGQKQRIAIARAIIKNPRILLLDEATSALDMESERVVQEALNRVMLERTTIIVAHRLSTVKNADVISVLQHGKMVEQGSHVELMKKPEGAYAQLIHLQGTQQEAEAPNDDPDMIIRSGSGSRSINIKPRSQSTSFRRSSITKGSFGHSGRHPIPAPLDFSDPMEFEDDLGKEITDKVSSGQKKASISRLFYLNKPEAFVLALGSVTAAMHGLVFPAFGILISSAIKTFYEPPSELLKDSRFWASMFVVMGASAFVLIPTEYFLFGLAGGKLVERIRSLTFQSVMHQEINWFDKPEHSSGSIGARLSVDALNVKRLVGDNLALNVQTLSTIISGFAIAMVANWKLALIITVVVPLVGFQAYAQMKFLKGFNKTAKLKYEEASQIATDAVGGIRTVASFCAEQKVMEAYAKKCESPVRQGIREGVVGGLGFGFSFLVFYFTYALCFYVGAKFVQQGVATFPDVFRVFFVLVLATSGISRTSAIGADSTKANESAVSIFEILDRKSKIDSSSEEGVVVASVRGDIEFQNVCFSYPLRPNIQIFKDLSLSIPSGKTVALVGESGSGKSTVIALLERFYDPDSGKILFDGVDLKTLRVGWLRLQMGLVAQEPVLFNDTIRANIAYGKQGEGSEAAEEEIRAAAETANAHQFISALPDGYDTVVGERGVQLSGGQKQRVAIARAIVKDPRVLLLDEATSALDAESERVVQEALDRVMVGRTTVVVAHRLSTVRGADVIAVLGNGAVAEKGRHDELMRIKDGAYASLVELSSSSM, from the exons ATGTACGCGTTCGCAGACGGGGCGGACGCGGCGCTGATGGCggtgggagcggcggcggcggtggcaagCGGGATGGCGCAGCCGCTGATGACGTTCATCTTCGGCGACGTCATCAACGCCTTCGgctccaccgcctcgccggacGTCCTCGCCAAGGTCACCAAG GTGATCTTGAATTTTATCTATCTTGGCATCGGAGCTGGATTTGTTTCAACCCTTC AGGTATCATGTTGGACAATCACTGGAGAAAGGCAGGCTGCACGAATCAGGGCCTTGTATCTCAAGGCAATACTGAGACAGGACATTGCTTTTTTCGACAAGGAAATGAGCACAGGACAAGTGGTTGAGAGGATGTCAGGGGACACGTTCCTCATTCAAGATGCCATTGGAGAAAAG AGTGGCAAGTGTATACAACTCCTTTCTACTTTCTTTGGAGGCTTCATTATTGCATTTGTGAGAGGCTGGCTCTTGGCCCTTGTGCTGCTCGCATGCATTCCTCCAATTGCGGTGGCTGGTGCTATTGTGTCAAGGTTGATGACAAGAGTCTCCACTCGCATGCAAGAAAAGTATGGTGATGCCGGAAACGTTGCTGAACAGACTATTGGAGCCATTAGAACT GTTGCTTCATTCAATGGCGAGAAGCAAGCTATAAACACTTATAACAAGTTCATAAGAAAAGCTTATGAATCTACTCTACAAGAAGGTGTTGTTAATGGCCTTGGATTAGGTACTGTAATGGCAATCTTGTTTTGCAGCTATGGGCTGGCAGTTTGGTATGGTTCTAAACTGATAGTTGAGCATGGATACAATGGTGGCATAGTTATAAATGTTCTAATGTCTGTCATGATGGGTGCAAT GTCCTTAGGTCAGGCAACACCATCAATAACAGCTTTTGCAGAAGGTCGAGGAGCAGCGTACAGAATGTTTAAGACAATCGAAAGACAGCCAGATATTGATGTATGTGATACCAAAGGTATCATATTAGAAGACATCAAGGGTGATATTGAACTCAAGGATGTTTACTTCAGCTATCCTACCAGGCCAGAATATTTGGTATTCAATGGATTCTCCTTGCAAATACCAAGTAGCAGAACAATGGCCTTAGTTGGAGAGAGTGGCAGTGGAAAATCAACTGTGATcagtttggtggagagatttTACGATCCACAGTCTGGGGAAGTCTTAATTGATGGAACTGATATTAGAAGAATGAATCTGGGATGGATAAGAGGAAAAATCAGTCTTGTTAGCCAAGAACCAGTGTTGTTTTCAAGTACAATCAGGGAAAACATTGCCTATGGGAAGGAGGATCAAACTCTTGAAGAGATAAAGAGAGCAGTAGAGCTTGCAAATGCAGCAAAATTTGTTGATAAGTTGCCCAAT GGTCTTGAGACGATGGTTGGGGAACGCGGAATTCAATTATCCGGAGGGCAGAAGCAAAGAATAGCAATTGCTAGAGCaattataaaaaatcctaGGATCTTACTACTTGATGAAGCAACCAGTGCATTGGACATGGAATCTGAGAGGGTAGTTCAAGAAGCTTTGAATAGGGTAATGCTAGAAAGGACTACAATAATTGTTGCACACCGCCTAAGCACAGTGAAGAATGCTGATGTGATTTCTGTCCTACAGCATGGAAAGATGGTTGAACAAG GTTCTCATGTAGAACTGATGAAGAAACCTGAAGGTGCTTATGCTCAGCTAATCCACCTCCAAGGGACTCAACAGGAAGCTGAAGCCCCTAATGACGACCCTGACATGATAATACGAAGCGGTTCGGGTTCTAggtctataaatataaaaccaaGAAGCCAAAGTACCTCATTTAGGAGATCATCAATTACCAAAGGCTCTTTTGGGCATAGTGGTAGGCATCCTATTCCTGCTCCCCTTGACTTTTCAGATCCCATGGAATTCGAGGATGATCTGGGCAAGGAGATTACAGACAAAGTGTCTAGTGGCCAGAAGAAAGCTTCAATCAGTCGGCTATTCTATCTGAACAAACCGGAAGCTTTCGTTCTTGCACTTGGTTCTGTAACTGCTGCAATGCATGGACTCGTATTTCCAGCATTTGGTATATTGATTTCAAGTGCAATAAAGACCTTTTATGAGCCACCATCAGAACTGCTGAAGGATTCCAGGTTCTGGGCAAGCATGTTTGTTGTCATGGGAGCTTCCGCATTTGTTCTGATTCCAACCGAGTACTTCCTCTTTGGATTAGCAGGTGGGAAGCTTGTGGAACGTATACGTTCACTGACATTCCAAAGTGTCATGCACCAGGAGATCAACTGGTTTGACAAACCTGAACACTCTAG TGGATCAATTGGTGCAAGGCTATCTGTTGATGCTCTGAATGTGAAGCGCCTTGTCGGGGACAATTTGGCACTTAATGTACAGACTTTATCAACCATCATATCAGGTTTTGCAATTGCAATGGTGGCAAACTGGAAGCTGGCATTGATTATAACAGTGGTAGTTCCTTTGGTGGGCTTCCAAGCCTATGCTCAAATGAAGTTCCTAAAAGGTTTCAATAAAACCGCAAAG CTAAAGTATGAAGAGGCAAGTCAAATAGCAACTGATGCAGTCGGAGGCATCAGAACTGTAGCTTCGTTTTGTGCTGAACAGAAGGTGATGGAAGCCTATGCGAAGAAATGTGAATCTCCAGTAAGGCAAGGAATAAGGGAAGGTGTTGTTGGTGGCTTGGGATTTGGCTTCTCCTTCCTTGTGTTCTACTTCACTTATGCTCTCTGCTTCTATGTTGGAGCAAAGTTTGTTCAGCAAGGAGTAGCAACGTTTCCTGATGTGTTTAGG GTCTTCTTTGTATTAGTTCTGGCTACCAGTGGAATCTCGCGTACAAGTGCAATAGGCGCAGACAGCACCAAGGCTAATGAATCGGCGGTCTCCATCTTCGAAATCCTCGACCGTAAATCGAAGATTGATTCCAGCAGCGAGGAGGGCGTGGTTGTTGCAAGTGTGAGGGGTGACATTGAGTTTCAAAACGTGTGCTTCAGTTACCCACTACGcccaaatattcaaatattcaaAGATCTCTCCTTGAGCATCCCCTCTGGAAAG ACTGTTGCACTGGTCGGAGAGAGCGGAAGCGGGAAGTCCACCGTGATCGCGCTGCTCGAAAGGTTCTACGACCCAGATTCCGGCAAGATCCTCTTCGACGGGGTGGACCTCAAGACACTGAGAGTCGGCTGGCTCCGTCTGCAGATGGGGCTCGTGGCGCAGGAGCCGGTCCTGTTCAACGACACCATACGCGCCAACATAGCCTACGGGAAGCAAGGAGAAGGGTcagaggcggcggaggaggagatcagggccgccgccgagacggCGAACGCACACCAGTTCATCTCGGCGCTGCCCGACGGGTACGACACGGTGGTCGGCGAGCGGGGGGTCCAGCTCTCCGGCGGGCAGAAGCAGCGCGTGGCCATCGCGAGGGCCATCGTGAAGGACCCCagggtgctgctgctggacgAGGCGACGAGCGCGCTGGACGCGGAGTCGGAGCGCGTGGTGCAGGAGGCGCTGGACAGGGTGATGGTGGGCAGGACGACCGTGGTGGTGGCGCACCGCCTGTCGACGGTCAGGGGCGCGGACGTCATCGCCGTCCTCGGGAAcggggcggtggcggagaaGGGCCGGCACGACGAGCTGATGCGGATAAAGGATGGGGCCTATGCTTCGCTCGTTGAGCTTAGCTCAAGTTCGATGTAA